The following coding sequences lie in one Glycine max cultivar Williams 82 chromosome 19, Glycine_max_v4.0, whole genome shotgun sequence genomic window:
- the LOC100790401 gene encoding agamous-like MADS-box protein AGL103 translates to MGRARITMKCISNERCRLATLKQRRNVLIRKIDQFTKMCGVEACLIVYDNDHVGPVTWPKEAVLVHSILQKYESQKNERPPKTFGIEDFFENRKNMVEADISKVHKQISNIKYPTWDPSFINMEEKQLRALITQVNAKIMACDHVLQNKHQSEANNIMQNMAWGSASSSHIPSQITPTPNNNGRVYFTNSINQFDGASNHGMNMQQVDACFGYIPTMAQESANATSSYPSQLNCLQNIPQSQPIFEDLKPLNDKNEMVDFSNQVDVPLDSTNQLGLFMDWTNDQFGDFEDWINRPIDWSNQPGCGDVMGWDSQPNESIFQNVPVQSQNEEQGGGALHVLPPPSDGFQSSNRLL, encoded by the coding sequence ATGGGTCGTGCAAGAATAACCATGAAATGCATCTCGAATGAGAGATGTCGTTTAGCAACTTTAAAGCAGAGAAGGAACGTACTTATCAGAAAAATCGATCAATTTACTAAGATGTGTGGAGTTGAAGCCTGCTTGATTGTGTATGATAATGATCATGTTGGACCAGTAACTTGGCCTAAAGAGGCTGTATTGGTACACTCCATCCTTCAAAAGTATGAGTCTCAGAAGAATGAGAGACCTCCCAAGACCTTTGGTATTGAAGACTTTTTTGAGAATAGGAAGAACATGGTTGAAGCTGACATTTCCAAAGTGCATAAACAGATCAGTAACATCAAGTATCCAACTTGGGATCCAAGTTTCATAAACATGGAAGAGAAGCAATTGAGGGCTTTAATTACTCAGGTGAATGCTAAGATTATGGCTTGTGATCATGTGTTGCAAAACAAGCATCAAAGTGAAGCCAACAACATCATGCAAAACATGGCTTGGGGAAGTGCTTCCTCCTCCCATATTCCAAGCCAAATCACCCCAACTCCTAACAATAATGGGAGGGTGTATTTTACAAATTCAATAAATCAGTTTGATGGAGCTAGTAATCATGGAATGAACATGCAACAAGTTGATGCTTGCTTTGGTTACATTCCAACAATGGCGCAAGAAAGTGCTAATGCTACCTCCTCATATCCAAGCCAACTCAATTGCTTGCAAAACATCCCTCAAAGCCAACCCATATTTGAAGATTTAAAGCCACTTAATGATAAGAATGAGATGGTAGATTTTAGTAATCAAGTTGATGTGCCACTAGATTCAACTAATCAACTTGGTTTGTTTATGGACTGGACTAATGATCAATTTGGTGACTTTGAGGACTGGATTAATCGACCTATTGATTGGTCTAATCAACCAGGTTGTGGTGATGTTATGGGTTGGGACAGTCAACCTAATGAATCTATCTTTCAAAATGTTCCAGTTCAATCTCAGAATGAGGAGCAAGGAGGAggagctttgcatgtcttgcCACCACCATCGGATGgatttcaaagttcaaacagaTTGCTATAA